The Rhizophagus irregularis chromosome 14, complete sequence DNA window GAAAACAGTTTCACAAGTAAAACGAAAGCAATTCCGATCCCACAACCACCGGGCCAGAAATCTCATCAACCTTCTCTATCGCCTTCTTCTATGTTAACAAATCTTAATCCTAACGCTCAACCTTTTGTTCCTCGTTCTAGCCTATCCAGTTCAGCACCAGGTCCCacttataataacaatattatgatTTCCATTAAAGACTTAACCGAAAGGGGTAAAACTATGAGCAATGCAAATATAAATAcggaagatgatgaaaaatttgtttatccAGTTAATCAAGTTAAAGACGAAGATGATGATGCTTTTATATATCCCGAGAACAATAACGCAGATGATGATGACAATGACATGGTCTTTGTTTATACCGAAGATAGTagtaaagaagaagaaaaatcagATGCAAAGAATTCAcaagatgataatgatgaaggCGAAGGAACTAGTTTCGTTTACCCAGGAAATGACATAAATAGCtccgataataataatacaaacatTAATAAAAGTGAAGTTCCCAAAGTTGACAAACCATCAGACTCAATTAGTGTAATTAGTGTGAAACTTACAGAAGGAGTATTTACAAAGGTTTAAGGTTGATTCActccaattattttttcaccctttttatttcataaatttttacatattttttacattcaaGACGCTTTCTGTTTGTCTTTTTGGGGACTTccatgtatttatttattggatattaaattttaggaatatttttattcagtttttcgtatttattatattttatggaAGTTTTTctgaaaatgatttatttatacatttcgATATGCGAgggtattcttttttttgaactcATTTTCGAATGATACAACcgattttcattattattttaataatgtatttcgATTTTAAAGATATGCcttgctttttttattatattacattatcacatagaaatattatttttgagtATTGAAATTCgaattatgtatttatattgatttgtataatcttttgtgaaataaataaaataaatgttaaatgaTTGTATGATCGGATGATCATTACATCAACCAATTATGATtggataaaataatatcttgcaaaaaaaaaaaaaaaaaatttaaggatCACATAGTATTTAAAGTTCTCTCTTTTCCACGAAATTGACAATGTCCACCGGGTTGTAAGTATATGAAGCTAAACCATTTCATTTATCTAACATTGAGTAATGTACTCTCATATTATAATGTTTTAGAACTGTGCCCACTGCTGAGCAGATCCGTGTCCCTGAGACCCTCTTAAAGAAGAGGAAAAACCAAGATAAGATTACTGCGGAGAAAGCTGCTGCTCTCGCAGAGAAGCGTAAGGTATATGAGCATTATCATTTCTTATTTACTAATTCCTTTATCCAAATTTTCATGTCAAAAATGAAACTTGAACGAAAAATATGATAGTGggaacaataatatttttattggagaATTAGTTTATATGATGATAAAGGGATATCCCATAAATGATTCTAGCTTCGGCAATGTTGAACTTACAAAATACCATCTTTCGGGACTGATAAACGACAATTTTCCAACGaatgttataatttttaattagataatattactatttaaataaatacatttattatgatcaaaattattcaattaggCAGCCAAAGAGACCCGTAGAAAAATCTTCAAACGTGCTGAAAGATACATTAAGGAATATCGTGCTGCAGAGCGTCAAGAAATCCGATTGCGTCGTCAAGCAAAGGCATGTGGTAATTTCTATGTTCCGGCTCAACCAAAGTTGGCCTTTGTTGTTCGTATCAAAGGGTAATTATCACACAAAATGGAAGTCgcggtttatttttttatgatttataattttttttttataaaaaaaaaacttagtaTCAATCACATACCACCTAAGCCACGCAAGATTCTTCAACTTTTGCGCCTCCTTCAAATTAATAATGgagtttttgttaaattaactAAGGCAACCAAGCAAATGCTTCAATTGGTTACACCCTATGTTGCATATGGTGAGCCCAATTTGAAGtgagtatataatttttacgcATCTTTCTTATTAAGTGACGTTTTCGTCTTAACtaagttttttgtttaaagaTCAGTTCGAGAACTCATCTACAAACGTGGATACGTAAAAGTAAACAGGCAGCGCATTCCTATAACCGACAACGCTATCATTGAACAGAATCTTggaaaatttggtattatttgTGTTGAAGATTTGGTTCATGAGATTTTCACAGTTGGGCCAAATGTGAGTATGAttcgtaaaaattattttgcgtAATTAATCTTGAACATATaaccatttatttattaattcatcgtTTATTAATCTATCAATCAAATTAATAGTTCAAACAGGCCAATAACTTTCTTTGGCCATTTAAGCTTTCCAATCCTAATGGTGGTTGGCATACTAGGAAGTTTAGACATTATGTTGAAGGCGGTGATTTTGGTGATCGTGAAGATcgtattaatgaattaatccGTAAAATGAATTAGGACTTTTTAATTCTCTGACGAAAacagaataaaatataattactattgaataaatattttttttatcacacgtgaaaatttaaaattcatcgGCATAAATAACGGAATTACTCGGGATAATTAATTGTCCCACGTACTCACGTAGTTGAACGCTACATGCACattgatatattgatattagtTGATTCGAATTTTTAATTCGTCACacatcagaaaaaaaaatttttatataaaaataggCAATTTgagatcattttttttttttattatttctggCGACATGGAAAAGAAAAGGATCGAGTTATATACTCCAAAGTACTATTATACGTGTGCTATTGCAGGTGTATTAGCATGTGGGTTAACTCACACATTTGTGACACCTCTTGACCTTGTAAAGTGCCGTAGACAGGTATAACCGTTTTCGAAACCCAATGTcaagattaaaaatattaccttAGAATAAACaagagagattttttttaaaaaaaaatttctgctTAATTATACATGATAAATCTGcaaagcaaatttttcttggatattgaaataatttatttgaaagaatacTTTGATTTTAGGTCGACGCCAAACTTTATAAGGGTAATTTCGATGGATGGTCAAAGATCTATCGTGCCGAAGGATTTAGAGGATTATACACTGGTTGGGGACCTACTTTCATTGGATACTCCTTCCAGGGTGCCGCAAAATATGGTTtctatgaattatttaaaaaaaaatatactgatCTTGTCGGCGAAGAAACTGCTCACAAATACCGTACGACTGTTTATTTGGCCGCCAGTGCAAGGTAAACAAATTCAtccatatttattttcaatcacgtgctaactttatttatttatttaaaagtgcCGAAGTTCTTGCCGATATTGCTTTGTGTCCATGGGAAGCATTGAAAGTGAGAATGCAAACAAGTACCGTACCATTTGCTAAAACTACATTTGaaggttttaataaaattaagagtCAAGAAGGGTTAAGTGGGCAAGTATTGTTATTTCAtctcattttttaaatgtaacctttttaattaagaaaatgtataaatatctttttttttgacagcTTTTACAAGGGACTTACTCCTCTTTGGGGTCGACAAGTTCCTTACACTATGATGAAATTCGCTAGTTTCGAAAGAACTGTCGGTATGTATAAATTGGAATaccatttaatcattttaataagaaacctgttataattataaatcaattcaATTGATactaatcataattttattattcagaaTTTATTTATGCTTCTCTCGGAAAACCAAAACAAGACTATAATAAACTTGAACAATTAGGCGTTTCTTTTCTTGGTGGATACATCGCTGGTGTATTTTGCGCAATTGTCAGTCACCCTGCAGACACCTTGGTTTCTAAGGTAATATTGGCaatgattaattaatcaatatgCAAGTAAAACTGTCTTATTGATTTGTTTTTGTGTTATTAGCTTAATAATGTAAAGAAAGCTGAAGGTGAATCAACTCTTGCACTTTCTCTACGTCTTACGAAAGAACTTGGATTCACTGGGATGTGGCGAGGACTCGGCACTCGTGTTATTATGATTGGTACATTAACTGCTCTACAATGGCTTATTTATGATTATGTTAAAGTTGCAACCGGGTTACCAACAACCGGCTCTAGTGGTGGTCAAGAGAAAAAATAAGCGGAAATTGAAACACGTTTATCACTATACTATTACTAATGAAAAAAGGACAGTCTATTTATTTTCAAGTCGGTTAAAAGAGTTAGTATTTTACAATCTTTAGATTGGATTTTCAAGATGACGTTGAACAGTTATTCAATTCCgaattttctcttttatcATCAATCTTTTctttagcaaaaaaataaaaataaaaataaaaaaaaattatagaacctttatttattatctataaaaaatgtaatatgttGTCGTTAAACTGAAACATATTGTTACAGTTTAAGTGTTcgatcaaaattt harbors:
- a CDS encoding 60S ribosomal protein uL30, with translation MSTGLTVPTAEQIRVPETLLKKRKNQDKITAEKAAALAEKRKAAKETRRKIFKRAERYIKEYRAAERQEIRLRRQAKACGNFYVPAQPKLAFVVRIKGINHIPPKPRKILQLLRLLQINNGVFVKLTKATKQMLQLVTPYVAYGEPNLKSVRELIYKRGYVKVNRQRIPITDNAIIEQNLGKFGIICVEDLVHEIFTVGPNFKQANNFLWPFKLSNPNGGWHTRKFRHYVEGGDFGDREDRINELIRKMN